The genomic interval GCGCTCTTCACGAACGGGCGGAAAAGGACTAGATTCCTTGCCTCATCCCGCACTGCCCACTCGTCCGTCTTCGCACGACTTTCCGCGTATCCATCGGCCGGACGAATCCGCTTCCCACGGAGAGGCGTCCTTCAACGGTAGACCCCCGCGAGCCTCGCGGCGTTGGCCGCACATCATCTCCCGAGGTGTTCGTTTTTGGGACGGGCATTCCCACCATCGGGCAGCGGATCCCGCCCGGCTCTGCCGACGTCTCTCGCAAGTATCTTCCCTGAAACAACTTGCGAATCGGCGCGAACGGGCACGGTCCTTCCTTTAGAGCAGGCCCGCGGCGGACGATGGCACCGCCGCAGGGACCGCACTCACCGGAAGCACCGAACATGAGCAGCTTGCTCGCGGACATGGCCGCGATGACCGGCATCTGGATGGGCGGAGCGGCGCTGATGGCCGCCAGCGTGGCGCTGAAGCAGAGCTTCGGCGTCACGGCCCGCCCGCACGGAGCACCCGCCCGCGCCCGCTCCGCCTTCCGCACGCACCGCGCCTTCGCGGCGCACACCTGACCCGCGGCGCGCCGGCTGTCCCGGCCCGCCGCCCCCAGCAGACGACATCGGGAGATTCACCGTGGACGTTCCCCGCCAGAAGGTCAGATCCAGGAAGCGATGGGTGTTCGGCGGGGCCGGCATCCTCGCCCTCGTGCTCTCCGCCGTGGGCCTCAGCCGGCTCGAGCCCGCCGCGCCCACCGTGGAGAAGGGTCCGCTGTGGACCGACACCGTGCGCCGCGGCGACATGGTGCGCCAGGTCAAGGGCCCCGGCACCCTGGTGGCCGAGGAGATCCACTGGATCCCGGCGGTCACGCCCGGCCGCATCGAGCGCAAGCTGGTGGAGCCCGGCAGCACGGTGGCCGAGGGCACCATCATCGTGGAGCTGAGCAACCCGGACGCGGAGCGCCAGGAGCTGGAGGCGCGCCGCCAGCTCACCGCCTCCGAGGCGGAGCTGGCCAACCTGCGCAGCACGCTGGAGAACCAGCGCCTCACGCAGGAGGGCACCGTCGCCACCGTCACGTCGGAGTTCCGCGAGGCCACCCGCCAGGTGCGCACCACCGAGGCGCTGGCGCGGCAGAACATGGCGGCGCCGCAGGAGTTGGAGAAGGCCCGCGACCGCGTGGGCGAGCTGCAGACGCGGCTGGACGTGGAGCGCAAGCGCCTGGGCTTCATGACCACCAGCATGCGCACGCAGATATCCGCCCAGCAGGCGCAGGTGGCGATGCTGCGGAGCCTGGCGGCCTTCCAGCTCAGGCAGATGGACGCCATGCACGTGCGGGCCGGCACCGCCGGCGTGCTCCAGGAGCTGCCGGTGGAGATGGGCCAGTGGGTCAACTCCGGCGCCACGCTCGCCAAGGTGGTGCAGCCCGGCCGGCTCAAGGCGGTGCTGCGCATTCCCGAGACGCAGGCCAAGGACGTGGCGGTGGGCCAGCCCGCCAGCATCGACACGCGCAACGGCATCGTGAAGGGCCACGTGGTGCGCATCGACCCGTCGGTGCAGAACGGCACCGTGACGGTGGACGTGGCGCTGGAAGGCGCGCTGCCGCAGGGCGCCCGCCCCGACCTGTCGGTAGACGGCACGGTGGACATCGAGCGGCTGCACGACGTGCTGTACGTGGGCCGCCCCGCCTACGGCCAGCCGGAAAGCGTGGTCGGCCTCTTCAAGCTCTCGCCGAGCGGCGACGAGGCCACGCGCACCAACGTGCGGCTGGGGCGCGGCTCCGCCAGCACCATCGAGGTCACGGCCGGCCTCAAGCAGGGCGACATCGTGATCATCTCGGACATGTCGAACTGGGACTCGGCCAACCGGCTGCGCCTGAAGTGAACCCCACGCATCGCGCGACCTCCACCCATCCACAGATAAAGGACGGACCGATGGACAGCCCAGGCCAGCCCCTGATCCACCTGGACGGCGTAAGCAAGGTGTTCCTGACCGAAGAGGTGGAGACGCACGCGCTGAACAACGTGCACCTGGAGATCATGCCCGGCGAGTACCTGGCGATCGCCGGCCCCTCCGGCGGCGGCAAGACGACGCTGCTCTCCATCCTGGGCCTGCTGGACTCGCCGACGGCGGGCACGTACCGGCTGAACGGCAAGCCCGTGTCCGGCCTCAGCGCCAGCGAGCGGGCGCAGATCCGCAACCGCGAGATCGGGTTCATCTTCCAGGCCTTCAACCTGATCGGCGACCTCACGGTGTACGAGAACGTGGAGCTTCCGCTCACGTACCGCGGCATGAGCGCCACCGAGCGGCGCGAGCGGGTGCACGCGGCGCTGGAGCGGGTGGGGATGAGCCACCGGGTGAACCACTACCCCAGCCAGCTCTCCGGTGGCCAGCAGCAGCGCGTGGCCGTGGCGCGCGCCATCGCCGGCAAGCCGCTGATCCTGCTGGCCGACGAGCCCACGGGCAACCTGGACTCGACCAACGGCGAGGCGGTGATGGGGCTGCTGCAGGAGCTTCACCGCGAGGGCGCCACCATCTGCATGGTGACGCACGACCCGCGCTACGCCGAGCACGCG from Longimicrobiaceae bacterium carries:
- a CDS encoding HlyD family efflux transporter periplasmic adaptor subunit, whose protein sequence is MFGGAGILALVLSAVGLSRLEPAAPTVEKGPLWTDTVRRGDMVRQVKGPGTLVAEEIHWIPAVTPGRIERKLVEPGSTVAEGTIIVELSNPDAERQELEARRQLTASEAELANLRSTLENQRLTQEGTVATVTSEFREATRQVRTTEALARQNMAAPQELEKARDRVGELQTRLDVERKRLGFMTTSMRTQISAQQAQVAMLRSLAAFQLRQMDAMHVRAGTAGVLQELPVEMGQWVNSGATLAKVVQPGRLKAVLRIPETQAKDVAVGQPASIDTRNGIVKGHVVRIDPSVQNGTVTVDVALEGALPQGARPDLSVDGTVDIERLHDVLYVGRPAYGQPESVVGLFKLSPSGDEATRTNVRLGRGSASTIEVTAGLKQGDIVIISDMSNWDSANRLRLK
- a CDS encoding ABC transporter ATP-binding protein, whose product is MDSPGQPLIHLDGVSKVFLTEEVETHALNNVHLEIMPGEYLAIAGPSGGGKTTLLSILGLLDSPTAGTYRLNGKPVSGLSASERAQIRNREIGFIFQAFNLIGDLTVYENVELPLTYRGMSATERRERVHAALERVGMSHRVNHYPSQLSGGQQQRVAVARAIAGKPLILLADEPTGNLDSTNGEAVMGLLQELHREGATICMVTHDPRYAEHAQRSVHLFDGQILRDERSEAAHELERSGFEVV